The Candidatus Binataceae bacterium genome window below encodes:
- a CDS encoding choice-of-anchor D domain-containing protein, with amino-acid sequence MKPAAGAVFNSGQMINVTVRVTSPGSFRSYALIGNHRLGAAAPLNASGTPSFALTIPAEQQPGPYFLTVIGYGPEGTVVAQDDVQIQIESPAALLNLIAPANTLTFEAIGEQLPLQIVSGAPGGTPLDVTHSSHLAFTSSNPAVGMVDSNAMVTATAPGQAAINVQLDSGGSLSVPIRVLPVALTPSATSLSLANETMGVAGSKTPLTFKNTANYPLRVLSVASSPDFAESDNCIATSPLAVGGTCTVNLVFRPVAQGARPGFLSIADSAVVAPTQVTLNGVGTASKNVRAAALPNALNFGAVAPGHSKSATIRIFNFGTGMLNGYVPPLAGSFRIVKGAGFFSVGLGRAAEITLAYSPPTNAVAAQHPIFSILEIATSDPAAPSIPINLNAAVAAPGRPPIPPL; translated from the coding sequence ATGAAGCCGGCGGCTGGCGCCGTCTTCAACTCCGGCCAGATGATCAATGTGACGGTGAGGGTCACGTCGCCGGGCTCGTTCCGGAGCTACGCGCTAATCGGCAATCATCGCCTGGGCGCGGCCGCACCTCTGAATGCATCCGGTACTCCAAGCTTCGCGCTGACGATCCCGGCCGAACAGCAGCCCGGACCCTACTTTCTGACTGTCATTGGCTACGGACCGGAGGGCACGGTCGTCGCGCAGGATGACGTCCAGATTCAGATCGAATCGCCGGCCGCGCTGCTGAACCTGATCGCGCCGGCCAACACGTTGACCTTCGAGGCGATCGGGGAACAATTGCCGCTGCAGATCGTGAGCGGCGCGCCGGGCGGAACGCCGCTCGACGTCACGCATTCGTCTCATCTCGCGTTCACGTCATCCAATCCCGCTGTGGGCATGGTCGACAGCAACGCGATGGTCACGGCGACGGCGCCGGGACAGGCCGCGATCAACGTGCAGCTCGATTCGGGCGGCAGCCTGTCCGTTCCGATCCGCGTACTCCCCGTGGCGCTGACTCCATCTGCAACCTCGCTCTCGCTCGCCAACGAGACGATGGGCGTGGCGGGCTCCAAAACACCGCTGACCTTCAAGAACACCGCGAACTATCCGCTGAGAGTTTTGTCGGTCGCTTCCTCGCCAGACTTCGCCGAATCGGACAACTGTATCGCAACGTCGCCGCTTGCTGTCGGCGGCACCTGCACCGTCAATCTGGTCTTCCGGCCGGTAGCTCAAGGCGCGCGGCCGGGCTTCTTGAGCATCGCCGACTCTGCCGTCGTCGCGCCAACACAGGTTACGCTGAACGGCGTCGGGACGGCATCGAAGAACGTCAGGGCAGCGGCACTTCCCAACGCGCTCAATTTCGGCGCGGTCGCTCCGGGTCATTCGAAATCGGCAACGATCAGGATCTTCAACTTCGGAACGGGCATGCTGAATGGCTACGTGCCGCCGCTGGCGGGCAGCTTCAGGATCGTAAAGGGCGCGGGATTTTTCAGCGTTGGACTGGGACGGGCGGCCGAAATCACACTGGCGTATAGTCCGCCGACGAATGCGGTCGCCGCGCAGCATCCGATCTTTTCGATACTCGAGATCGCCACGAGCGATCCGGCGGCGCCTTCGATTCCGATCAATCTCAATGCCGCAGTGGCGGCACCCGGCCGCCCTCCGATTCCGCCTCTCTGA